AGGGCGCGGTCGCGGGCGCGGCTGCCGACGCCGAGGGTCTGCGCGGCGCTCCAGAAGCCGTGCCGGATGTGCAGGCCGAGCGCGAGCATCGCGACGATGTAGATGACGTTGCTGTACCAGTGGGAGAAGTCGTCGACGACGTTCTGGTACGGGTGCCCGGCCTGGAAGTGGCCCGGGTGCACGGTGCCGGTGGTCAGGTCCAGGACGTGCCAGACGATGAACAGGCCGAGGATGGTGCCGCCCCAGCGCATGGTGCGGGTGGCGTAGCTCGCCCGGGGCTTGCTGTGCACGTACTTGCTGGGCCGCGCCCTGATGTCACGGCGGCTGAGCTGGTACGCGGACGTGGCGTGGGCGACCACGGCGACGACGAGGACGATCCGGATGAGCCAGAGCGTCCACTCGTAGTGCATGAAGGGTTCGCCGACGGTGCGCAGCCAGTGGGCGTAGTGGTTGAACTCGCCCGCTCCGAAGAAGATCTTCAGATTGCCGATCACATGCGCGACCAGGTACAGCAGCATGATCACGCCGCTGACCGCCATCACCGTCTTCTTGCCGACGGAGGAGTCCCACATCGTGCGCGCCATGGACGGCCGTCGGTCCGTCCGCGTTGCCAGAGCCATGGGACAGCACGCTAGGGGCGCGGGGTCCGATCAGTCCAAGACATGGTCCAGCTCGTTTCCATAGCCGGAAGCTATCCTTGCAGGGTGCAGTTCCAGCAGCTCCAGTACTTCGTCGCCGTCGCCGAGACCCGGCACTTCACCCGCGCCGCCGAGCTGGTGCATGTCGCCCAGCCGTCGCTGTCGCAGCAGATCAAGGCGCTGGAGCGGGAGCTGGGTGCGGATCTGTTCCTGCGCGCCCGGGGCAACATCACCCTCACCGACGCCGGCGAGGCGCTGCTGCCACTGGCCCGGCGAATCCTGGCCGACGCGGACACCGCCCGCTACGAGGTGCAGGAGCTCGTGCAGCTGCGGCGGGGCCGGGTGCGGCTCGGGGCGACGCCCAGTCTGTGCACGGGCCTGCTGCCGGATGTGCTGCGCGCCTTCCACGACCGCTATCCCGGTATTCAGCTGCTGATCGAGGAGGGCGGCTCGCACGACCTGGTGCGGGAACTGGCCCGGGGCGCGCTGGACCTCGCTCTGGTCGTGCTGCCGCTGCCGACGCCGTCACCGGCGCTCACCACCGTGGAGCTGCTGCGGGAGGACCTGGTCGTGGTGTCCTCACCGGAGGCGCCGGCGCCCGGCCGGGGCGGGCGAGTGGTGCACATCGCCGATCTGGAGGGTGAGCGTCTGGTGATGTTCCGGCACGGCTACGACCTGCGGGAGCTGACCGTGGCGGCCTGCCGTGCCGAGGGCTTCGAGCCGGACTTCGCGGTGGAGGGCGGCGAGATGGACGCGGTCCTCGGCTTCGTACGGGCGGGGCTCGGCGTGGCCGTCGTACCCCGCATGGTCGCGACCAGGTCCGGGCGGGGCCTCAGGGTGACCCCGCTGGCCAGGCCGGGTCTGCACCGCACGATCGCGCTGGCCCACCGCAGCGACGTGGCTCCGCCGCGGGCCGCGCGGGAGTTGCAGCGGATGCTGCTGGAACGCTGAGACGGGCTCTAGCGGTGCTTGCCTTGGTAGGGGTTGGCGCGCGCGTTCAGGAAGTAGTTGAAGATCCCGAGCCCCACCCCCAGCGGGATCGCCGTCCACCAGGGCGCCAGCAGCCAGCACAGCACCAGCGCGACCGAGCCGACGGCCAGGGGCGCGGCGGCGGAGGGGAGCGGGGCGGGTGAGGCCGGCGCGGGCTCCGCGAGCACGCGGTCGTGGGCCGGCGCGAGCCGGGCGGCGGAGCCGTCCGGTGTACCGGCGGCCATGGTCGCCACAGGCGCGGGCGCCGGGCGCGAAGAGGCGGGCAGGGCGCGGGGGTCGGCCGCCGGCCCCTCGGGCATCGACCGGCCGGGTCCGCC
Above is a genomic segment from Streptomyces fodineus containing:
- a CDS encoding LysR family transcriptional regulator, with amino-acid sequence MQFQQLQYFVAVAETRHFTRAAELVHVAQPSLSQQIKALERELGADLFLRARGNITLTDAGEALLPLARRILADADTARYEVQELVQLRRGRVRLGATPSLCTGLLPDVLRAFHDRYPGIQLLIEEGGSHDLVRELARGALDLALVVLPLPTPSPALTTVELLREDLVVVSSPEAPAPGRGGRVVHIADLEGERLVMFRHGYDLRELTVAACRAEGFEPDFAVEGGEMDAVLGFVRAGLGVAVVPRMVATRSGRGLRVTPLARPGLHRTIALAHRSDVAPPRAARELQRMLLER
- a CDS encoding succinate dehydrogenase is translated as MARTMWDSSVGKKTVMAVSGVIMLLYLVAHVIGNLKIFFGAGEFNHYAHWLRTVGEPFMHYEWTLWLIRIVLVVAVVAHATSAYQLSRRDIRARPSKYVHSKPRASYATRTMRWGGTILGLFIVWHVLDLTTGTVHPGHFQAGHPYQNVVDDFSHWYSNVIYIVAMLALGLHIRHGFWSAAQTLGVGSRARDRALKTIANVLALLLTAGFIAVPVGVMTGVVS